One genomic window of Cellulophaga sp. Hel_I_12 includes the following:
- a CDS encoding DUF4286 family protein produces the protein MYIYNVTTNIDESIHEQWLSWMQKTHIPQMMATGKFTNAKMCRVLIEEEMGGFTYSVQYATTSKETLQKYYEEDAPKLRQEGLNLFADKMLAFRTELEIVSEH, from the coding sequence ATGTACATCTATAACGTAACCACAAATATTGACGAATCAATTCACGAACAATGGCTTTCTTGGATGCAAAAAACGCATATTCCTCAAATGATGGCTACAGGAAAATTTACCAATGCTAAAATGTGTCGCGTTCTGATTGAAGAAGAAATGGGCGGTTTTACCTATTCGGTGCAATATGCGACTACATCAAAAGAAACCTTGCAAAAATATTACGAAGAAGATGCACCCAAATTACGACAAGAAGGTTTAAACTTATTTGCCGATAAAATGTTAGCCTTTAGAACGGAGTTAGAAATTGTAAGTGAGCATTAA
- a CDS encoding carbon-nitrogen hydrolase family protein, producing MIKNIENIELEFLTIDDYQALKSAMIETYPNMANSYWKENLIQLLINEFPQGQVVIKVNGKLAGCALSLRVDYMQFDRPHTYKEVTGDYTFSTLKKDGDVLYGIEVFIKSEFRGLRLGRRLYDYRKELCERENLRGIIFGGRIPNYHKYAEKLSPKEYIESVKRKEIHDPVLNFQISNDFHPSKIMKGYLEGDAASNEYAVLLEWDNIYYQKVNTKAATKKKIIRLGLIQWQMRSYKNLDDLMQQAEFFIDSVSGYRSDFALFPEFFNAPLMAENNHLKESDAIRELAKHTEEIVQKFSELAISYNINIITGSMPEIKNDLLYNAGYLCKRDGTTERYEKLHVTPDEARVWGMQGGSSFKTFDTDCGKIGILICYDSEFPELSRLLADDGMDILFVPFLTDTQNGYSRVRHCAQARAIENECYVAIAGSVGNLPRVNNMDIQYAQSMVFTPCDFSFPANGIKAEATPNTEMILICDVDIDLLRELNQFGSVKNLRDRRKDLFELKKK from the coding sequence ATGATCAAGAATATAGAAAATATAGAATTAGAATTTTTAACCATTGATGACTATCAGGCCCTTAAATCGGCCATGATAGAAACCTATCCCAATATGGCCAACTCCTATTGGAAGGAAAATTTGATACAATTATTAATCAATGAATTTCCACAAGGGCAAGTTGTCATTAAAGTCAACGGAAAACTGGCAGGGTGTGCCTTATCGTTGCGCGTAGATTATATGCAGTTTGACAGGCCCCACACCTACAAAGAGGTTACCGGAGACTACACCTTTAGCACCTTAAAAAAAGATGGTGACGTGCTCTACGGCATTGAAGTATTTATCAAGTCAGAATTTAGAGGCTTGCGATTAGGAAGGCGCTTATACGATTACAGAAAAGAACTTTGTGAGCGTGAAAATTTAAGAGGAATTATTTTTGGGGGTAGAATTCCCAATTACCATAAATACGCTGAAAAATTATCGCCCAAAGAATACATCGAAAGTGTAAAACGTAAGGAGATCCATGATCCTGTACTTAATTTCCAAATTTCTAACGACTTCCATCCGTCTAAAATCATGAAAGGGTATTTGGAGGGTGATGCCGCATCAAACGAATATGCGGTTCTTTTAGAATGGGATAACATCTACTATCAAAAAGTAAATACAAAAGCAGCGACGAAGAAAAAAATTATCCGTTTAGGCTTGATTCAATGGCAAATGAGAAGCTATAAAAATTTAGATGACTTGATGCAACAAGCCGAGTTTTTTATCGATTCTGTTTCTGGTTACCGGTCAGATTTTGCTTTGTTTCCCGAATTTTTCAATGCGCCATTAATGGCAGAAAACAACCATTTAAAAGAGTCTGACGCTATTCGTGAATTGGCAAAACATACGGAGGAGATTGTTCAGAAATTTTCAGAATTAGCTATTTCTTATAATATCAATATCATAACAGGGAGCATGCCTGAAATTAAAAATGATTTGCTGTACAATGCAGGTTATTTATGCAAAAGAGATGGTACTACAGAACGTTATGAAAAACTGCACGTTACTCCCGATGAGGCAAGAGTATGGGGTATGCAAGGGGGGTCATCGTTTAAAACTTTTGATACCGATTGTGGTAAAATTGGCATCTTGATTTGTTACGACTCAGAATTTCCTGAACTAAGCCGTTTGTTAGCCGACGATGGAATGGACATTTTATTTGTGCCCTTTTTAACGGATACACAAAATGGCTATTCTAGAGTACGGCATTGTGCACAAGCGAGAGCCATAGAAAACGAGTGCTATGTAGCGATCGCCGGTAGTGTTGGCAATTTACCTCGGGTAAATAATATGGATATTCAATACGCCCAATCGATGGTGTTTACACCTTGCGATTTTTCATTCCCTGCCAACGGCATAAAAGCCGAAGCAACACCCAATACCGAGATGATTTTAATTTGTGACGTAGATATTGATTTGTTACGCGAATTAAACCAGTTTGGAAGCGTTAAAAATTTAAGAGACCGAAGAAAAGATCTGTTCGAATTGAAAAAGAAATAA
- a CDS encoding cupin domain-containing protein has product MKPINLIEKHALFTETWHPRQIAVVDDMQVILAKLQGEFVWHAHDEEDELFQVLKGTLYMQFRDKTEVVRAGEIIVVPKGIEHCPKTENNEVVEVLLFEKLTTAHTGNVLHERSQNFYPKI; this is encoded by the coding sequence ATGAAACCCATCAACCTCATAGAAAAACACGCCTTATTTACGGAAACATGGCATCCTCGACAAATAGCTGTTGTTGATGATATGCAAGTAATTTTAGCAAAATTACAAGGTGAATTTGTTTGGCATGCGCACGACGAGGAAGATGAACTTTTTCAAGTATTAAAAGGCACGCTTTATATGCAATTTAGAGACAAAACCGAGGTGGTACGTGCGGGCGAAATTATTGTAGTTCCTAAAGGCATTGAACACTGCCCAAAAACAGAAAACAATGAAGTCGTCGAAGTGTTACTTTTTGAAAAGTTAACTACTGCACATACAGGAAACGTGCTACACGAAAGAAGTCAGAACTTTTACCCAAAAATATAA
- the mgtE gene encoding magnesium transporter, with product MMPFKLTEELIENIETLIAGQSDADLSVLLDEIHFADVAEIVNELSEKDATYLFKLLDSDKTSDILTELDEDVRENILGNLSAKEIAEELDELDTDDAADIIGELPKELVQKVISEIEDREHAKDIVDLLRYDENSAGGLMAKELVKVNENWNVLTCVKEMRLQAENVTRVHSIYVVDDEDKLKGRLSLKDLLTTSTKTHIKEIYIPKVDYVNVNEKPEEVAKIMSKYDLEAIPVIDEIGRLVGRITIDDIIDVIREVAEKDYQLAAGISKDVEADDSIWELTKARLPWLLIGMFGGVGAASIITSFQGAFVTFPILLAFIPLMQATAGNVGVQSSAIVVQGLANDTIKGTIIGRLLKEMLLGLVNGLALALVFILISHFGFKTSYLVSVTVGLALIVVVINAAVIGTFIPIFLNKRGIDPAIATGPFITTSNDVIGILIYFSIAKVILGF from the coding sequence ATGATGCCGTTTAAACTTACAGAAGAACTTATTGAAAATATTGAAACGCTCATTGCTGGTCAAAGCGATGCCGATCTTTCTGTGCTTTTAGACGAAATTCACTTTGCCGATGTTGCTGAAATCGTCAACGAATTATCAGAAAAAGATGCGACCTATTTATTTAAGCTCCTAGATAGTGATAAAACATCGGATATTCTTACCGAGTTAGATGAAGATGTTCGAGAAAATATTTTAGGTAACCTTTCTGCCAAAGAAATTGCTGAAGAGCTCGACGAGTTAGATACGGATGATGCGGCCGATATTATTGGTGAGCTTCCAAAAGAATTGGTTCAGAAAGTAATTTCAGAAATTGAAGATCGGGAACACGCAAAAGATATTGTTGATCTATTGCGGTATGACGAGAATTCAGCAGGTGGTTTAATGGCGAAAGAATTAGTGAAAGTAAACGAAAACTGGAACGTACTCACCTGTGTAAAAGAAATGCGCTTACAGGCCGAGAACGTAACGCGAGTGCACTCTATTTATGTGGTGGATGATGAAGATAAACTCAAAGGTCGCTTATCTTTAAAAGATTTACTAACCACTTCTACCAAAACCCATATTAAAGAAATTTACATTCCTAAGGTAGATTATGTCAATGTGAATGAAAAGCCCGAAGAAGTTGCTAAAATCATGTCGAAATACGATTTAGAAGCTATTCCTGTTATCGATGAAATTGGCCGACTAGTGGGTAGAATTACCATTGATGATATTATTGATGTGATTCGAGAGGTAGCCGAAAAAGATTATCAATTAGCAGCTGGTATTTCTAAAGATGTAGAGGCTGATGATAGTATCTGGGAACTGACCAAAGCACGTTTGCCTTGGTTGCTTATCGGAATGTTTGGCGGCGTGGGTGCTGCAAGTATTATTACCAGTTTTCAAGGTGCTTTTGTGACATTCCCTATTTTATTGGCCTTTATTCCACTAATGCAAGCCACCGCTGGTAATGTGGGTGTACAGTCGTCAGCGATTGTGGTGCAAGGTTTAGCCAATGACACCATTAAAGGAACGATTATCGGACGATTGCTCAAAGAAATGTTATTAGGTTTAGTGAATGGTTTAGCACTAGCCTTGGTATTTATTTTAATTAGCCATTTTGGCTTTAAAACATCATATTTAGTATCTGTAACAGTAGGTTTAGCACTTATTGTCGTGGTCATAAATGCAGCCGTAATTGGTACTTTTATTCCCATTTTTTTAAATAAAAGAGGCATTGACCCTGCCATTGCAACAGGACCATTTATAACGACAAGTAATGATGTGATCGGGATTTTAATATATTTTTCGATAGCAAAGGTTATTTTAGGATTTTAA
- a CDS encoding carboxypeptidase-like regulatory domain-containing protein, which translates to MNRIAFLFGFLLSLQTSLLAQHKVGGTVFDFITKEPLEGVSVFYDGTSIGTVTDEKGTFTLGTENPISASLVISYIGYTSQVFENVSGGLGAIYLKENAVQLDEIILEPDTWSREKKLNIFRREFLGTTISGIKAKIINEDAIRLYYNKQKNSLYAFSEVPIKIENNYLGYTIAYNLQEFEVNFGAPSASPFSGGFTYTAGTLFFTEKNPKKIKKRFLKNRLETYLGSPLHFMRSLSKKQLQEEKFQIFKDKFQIDPYSEYQIEPDENFIKITQKTAKLSMLYDGKEQSFIEAKEPTFYIDSYGNFSPAQILFFGGILGKQRVADLLPLDYVPVNKY; encoded by the coding sequence ATGAATAGAATAGCTTTTTTATTTGGCTTTCTACTTTCTTTACAGACATCACTACTTGCACAGCACAAAGTAGGAGGTACCGTTTTTGATTTCATTACTAAAGAACCCTTAGAGGGTGTTTCCGTTTTTTACGACGGTACGAGTATCGGTACTGTAACGGATGAAAAAGGTACTTTTACTTTAGGAACAGAAAACCCAATATCCGCTTCATTAGTCATTAGTTATATAGGTTATACATCGCAAGTATTTGAAAACGTTTCTGGCGGTTTAGGTGCTATTTATTTAAAAGAAAATGCCGTACAACTTGATGAAATAATCCTAGAACCTGATACCTGGAGCCGAGAAAAGAAATTAAATATTTTTAGGCGAGAATTTTTAGGAACTACTATTTCAGGTATTAAAGCTAAAATTATAAATGAAGATGCTATTCGTTTGTATTATAACAAACAAAAAAACAGCCTTTATGCTTTTTCGGAAGTCCCAATAAAAATTGAAAATAATTATTTAGGGTATACCATTGCTTATAATTTACAAGAATTTGAGGTTAATTTTGGAGCACCTAGTGCTTCCCCATTTTCAGGTGGGTTTACGTATACGGCAGGTACTTTATTTTTTACCGAAAAAAATCCCAAAAAAATAAAAAAACGTTTTTTAAAAAATAGGCTAGAAACCTATTTGGGTTCTCCACTTCACTTTATGCGTTCTTTATCAAAAAAACAATTACAAGAAGAAAAATTTCAAATTTTTAAAGATAAGTTTCAAATTGATCCGTATTCAGAATACCAAATAGAACCAGATGAGAATTTCATAAAGATTACACAAAAAACAGCAAAATTAAGTATGCTGTATGATGGGAAAGAACAATCTTTTATTGAAGCTAAAGAACCTACTTTTTATATTGATAGTTATGGAAATTTTTCTCCAGCGCAGATACTTTTTTTTGGTGGAATACTCGGGAAACAAAGGGTAGCAGATTTGCTGCCTTTAGATTATGTTCCTGTGAATAAATACTAA
- a CDS encoding 2-hydroxyacid dehydrogenase — MRILHVDVNHPLIIEQFKELGYTNDEDYSASKQEIEAKIHLYDGIIIRSRFSIDRPFLEKATKLKFIGRLGAGLENIDTDFAKSNAIFLAAAPEGNRNAVGEHTLGMLLSLFNKLHKADQEVRGGKWDREGNRGVELDGKTVGIIGYGNMGKAFAKKLKGFDVEVLCYDLKGGIGDDNARQVGIMELKQKADVISLHVPQTEETINMVNLDFIQGFQKNIWLLNTARGKCVVTEDLVTALQSGKILGAGLDVLEYEKTSFEQLFENTMPEAFKYLIHAENVLLTPHVGGWTAESKIKLAQVVVDKIKKQFANEI; from the coding sequence ATGAGAATATTACATGTAGATGTAAATCACCCATTAATTATTGAACAATTTAAGGAACTCGGGTATACCAATGATGAAGATTACAGCGCATCAAAACAAGAAATTGAGGCTAAAATTCATTTGTATGATGGCATCATCATTCGCAGTAGGTTTAGCATTGACCGCCCTTTTTTAGAGAAAGCAACAAAGCTAAAATTTATTGGTCGCTTAGGTGCTGGATTGGAAAATATAGACACTGATTTTGCGAAAAGCAATGCTATTTTTTTAGCTGCAGCACCGGAAGGTAATAGAAATGCCGTTGGTGAACATACCTTAGGTATGCTCTTATCACTTTTTAATAAATTACATAAAGCGGATCAAGAAGTTCGCGGCGGCAAATGGGACAGAGAGGGTAATCGTGGGGTAGAACTCGATGGAAAAACGGTAGGGATTATCGGTTACGGAAACATGGGCAAAGCGTTTGCCAAAAAATTAAAAGGCTTTGATGTTGAAGTACTTTGTTACGACTTAAAAGGAGGTATAGGTGACGATAACGCGCGACAAGTAGGCATTATGGAGCTAAAACAGAAAGCTGATGTCATTAGCTTACATGTACCTCAAACAGAAGAAACTATAAACATGGTCAACCTAGATTTTATTCAAGGTTTTCAGAAAAATATTTGGCTTTTGAATACCGCAAGAGGTAAATGTGTAGTCACCGAAGATCTGGTCACTGCTTTACAATCAGGTAAAATTTTAGGGGCCGGGCTTGATGTGTTAGAATATGAAAAAACCTCTTTTGAACAGCTATTTGAAAACACCATGCCAGAAGCTTTCAAGTACTTAATACACGCCGAAAATGTACTGTTAACACCACATGTAGGAGGTTGGACAGCAGAAAGCAAAATAAAGTTAGCTCAAGTAGTCGTAGATAAAATAAAGAAACAGTTTGCCAATGAAATCTGA
- a CDS encoding DUF1801 domain-containing protein yields MKSDALTPEAYINELPEDRQFVVSKLRETILHSLPKGFSEQISYGMLGYVVPKSTYPDGYHCNPEYPLPFINLASQKNFIALYHMGIYADKEIYDWFVEAYPKHSKPKLAMGKSCIRFKNLEAIPFALIGELCAKISPEKWIETYEKNIRKNEK; encoded by the coding sequence ATGAAATCTGATGCGCTGACACCGGAAGCTTATATCAATGAACTGCCGGAAGATCGGCAATTTGTGGTCTCTAAACTAAGAGAAACCATCCTTCATTCGCTCCCTAAAGGGTTTTCAGAACAAATTAGTTACGGAATGTTGGGCTATGTGGTTCCTAAAAGTACGTATCCAGATGGCTATCATTGTAATCCTGAATACCCTTTGCCCTTTATAAATTTAGCTTCTCAAAAAAATTTCATTGCGCTATATCATATGGGAATTTATGCAGACAAAGAAATCTACGATTGGTTTGTTGAAGCCTACCCAAAACACAGCAAGCCTAAGTTAGCTATGGGTAAAAGCTGTATCCGTTTTAAAAATTTAGAGGCTATCCCATTTGCTTTAATTGGAGAATTATGCGCTAAAATTAGTCCTGAAAAATGGATAGAAACGTACGAAAAAAACATTAGAAAAAATGAAAAATAG
- a CDS encoding VOC family protein, with translation MKNRVTGLGGFFFKTKDPDAIKTWYKNHLGLNTDQYGCTFWWKNKEGEDCSTQWSPMKNDTSYFEPSTSSFMMNFRVENLEQLLKTLKEEGVTVIGEIETHDYGKFAWILDPDGNKLELWEPIDAAFL, from the coding sequence ATGAAAAATAGAGTTACTGGTTTAGGAGGGTTTTTTTTTAAAACAAAAGATCCTGATGCCATAAAAACGTGGTATAAAAATCATTTAGGCTTAAATACAGACCAATATGGCTGCACTTTTTGGTGGAAAAATAAAGAAGGTGAAGATTGTTCTACACAATGGAGTCCCATGAAAAACGATACTTCTTATTTTGAACCCAGTACATCATCCTTTATGATGAATTTTAGAGTTGAAAATTTAGAACAACTCTTGAAGACTTTAAAAGAAGAAGGTGTTACTGTGATTGGAGAAATAGAAACCCACGATTACGGTAAATTTGCATGGATTTTAGACCCCGATGGCAACAAATTAGAACTTTGGGAACCTATAGATGCTGCATTTCTTTGA
- the rsmA gene encoding 16S rRNA (adenine(1518)-N(6)/adenine(1519)-N(6))-dimethyltransferase RsmA gives MAKKTFKKNFTSAKKSKEQSPVKAKKHLGQHFLKDEDIAHQIATTLTFKGYKNVIEIGPGTGVLTKYLLKEPIDLVAMDLDSESIVYLNHSFLLEHPEFIGRKNKFQVLEADFLKYDVSTLFGDQQFAITGNFPYNISTQIVFKLIELKALVPEFTGMFQKEVAARICETEGSKTYGILSVLVQASYDAEYLFTVPPTVFDPPPKVESGVLRLTRKENQNIGCDEKLLFKVVKTAFNQRRKTIRNSLKTFNLSDSLKEDAIFDKRPEQLSVSDFITLTNTIAHDAV, from the coding sequence ATGGCAAAAAAAACATTCAAGAAAAATTTTACCAGTGCTAAAAAATCAAAAGAGCAGAGTCCGGTTAAAGCAAAAAAACACTTAGGCCAGCATTTTTTGAAAGACGAAGATATAGCGCATCAAATAGCCACTACACTTACTTTTAAAGGGTATAAAAACGTCATTGAAATTGGTCCTGGAACGGGCGTTTTAACAAAATATCTTTTAAAAGAACCGATAGATTTGGTGGCGATGGATCTTGACTCCGAATCTATTGTGTATTTAAATCATAGTTTTTTATTGGAGCATCCCGAATTTATAGGGCGAAAAAATAAATTTCAAGTGTTGGAGGCCGATTTTTTAAAGTACGATGTGAGCACACTATTTGGCGACCAACAGTTTGCTATTACAGGGAATTTTCCGTATAATATTTCAACACAAATAGTTTTTAAACTTATAGAATTGAAGGCCTTAGTGCCCGAATTTACAGGTATGTTTCAGAAAGAAGTAGCCGCACGTATTTGCGAAACAGAAGGCAGTAAAACCTATGGTATTTTATCTGTCTTGGTTCAAGCTTCTTACGATGCCGAGTATTTATTTACCGTGCCCCCTACTGTTTTTGATCCTCCTCCCAAGGTAGAATCTGGTGTTTTGCGGCTAACACGTAAAGAAAATCAAAATATAGGTTGTGATGAAAAATTACTTTTTAAGGTGGTCAAAACAGCCTTTAACCAACGTAGAAAAACCATTCGGAATAGTTTAAAAACCTTTAACCTTTCTGATAGTCTCAAAGAAGATGCTATCTTTGACAAACGACCAGAACAACTATCGGTCTCAGATTTTATTACCTTGACGAATACTATTGCCCATGATGCCGTTTAA
- a CDS encoding TM2 domain-containing protein: protein MSEDHKDLGDKAEDAFDKAKETAKEFTEESKEKANEFADDAKKTAHEFTEGAKEAFGGAGGENKKILAGILAIVLGWLGVHKFILGYQKEGIIMAACGVLGWFLCGIPTAIVSIVGLVEGIIYLTKSDAEFYNTYQVGKKPWF from the coding sequence ATGTCTGAAGACCATAAAGATTTAGGAGATAAAGCAGAAGATGCTTTCGACAAAGCCAAGGAAACTGCAAAAGAGTTTACCGAAGAGTCCAAAGAAAAAGCAAATGAATTTGCCGATGATGCCAAAAAAACAGCCCATGAATTTACTGAAGGGGCTAAAGAAGCTTTTGGTGGCGCTGGTGGTGAAAACAAGAAAATTTTAGCGGGTATTTTAGCTATTGTTTTGGGTTGGTTAGGGGTACACAAATTTATTTTAGGCTATCAAAAAGAAGGTATCATCATGGCTGCTTGTGGTGTGCTTGGCTGGTTTTTATGTGGAATTCCAACTGCAATTGTTTCTATAGTAGGCTTGGTGGAAGGCATCATATACCTTACAAAATCTGACGCGGAATTTTACAATACCTACCAAGTAGGCAAAAAACCATGGTTTTAA